From uncultured Desulfobacter sp.:
GACCGGATGTGCCGTCTGTAATTAGTGCATGCGTTGAAAAAATTAAAGCCGTTCCGGATAATTACAAAACGACTCTTGCCCAACAACTTGTAAAAAGAGAAGAGGCCTTGTCCACAGGGGTTGGCGGCGGCATTGCCATTCCCCACCCAAGAACACCCCTTAAATATCTTGAACAGCCCATGGTTGCAGCCTGCTTTCTTAAAAATCCCGTGGATTATCATGCATTGGACAAACAGCCAGTATCTACCCTGTTTTTTATCCTGTTCCCGGAATTAAAATTTCACCTTCATCTGTTATCTTCTCTTTCTCTATGTTTGCGGAATAAGCAGTTCAGTGAATTTTTAAAAACCTGCCCGGAACAATCCGAGTTGATTGAAAAAATTGATG
This genomic window contains:
- a CDS encoding PTS sugar transporter subunit IIA, with the translated sequence MEILISELCKSLGVSRTTIERWIRQGKLPVSKKGRTYSFHARDLKNWAAKNHISLNLTPRPAQGPETKAQVSLHTALEIGGVYHKIDTGPDVPSVISACVEKIKAVPDNYKTTLAQQLVKREEALSTGVGGGIAIPHPRTPLKYLEQPMVAACFLKNPVDYHALDKQPVSTLFFILFPELKFHLHLLSSLSLCLRNKQFSEFLKTCPEQSELIEKIDALNLNQKM